In Bacteroidota bacterium, a single window of DNA contains:
- a CDS encoding TonB-dependent receptor yields the protein MKKQIIFIICLFVSSTDLFSQDGNHLVIGIVQDKASKLPVEFATVQLLHNRDSSIIQTAITDRKGKFEMDKIAFGNYILHFTFIGYEKTVMAVTVDQQKENIGTVEIGLLANNMSEVVVTAARKSLLNTSIDRKIYNVTQDIMAQSGTASDILKNIPSVEVDIEGQVSLRGSADVMILINGRPSPLMGKTRAEVLQQFPANTIERIEVITNPSARYKPDGTSGIINIVLKKNIKAGWNGTAVGNVGNNDRYNGSINMNYKTDKLNLFGNYSIRQDRRIRKNEIDREYIDSVGKTSSYYNEAGNSLARPVSHKVSLGIDYIMDKYNSLGISGDYYYRKLTRNDVVQKFFYDKNHILTSNYDRLRYDPEYEDEKAITSYWQHNFSKEDHELRAEFTASSQSEVEDNHYTNIYHFPVLPPSYDNTLIKQGEKQQQLTVDYTNPLSEDSKIESGYDGSFSQLDMNFHIEYYDTTQGIFIKDITKSNHFKYSESIHAAYGTYQHSYESFGYSVGLRFEQALVNSNLVTKDSVINNQYFKAYPTLHLSYKLKNGELQLNYSKRVHRPEGDELNPFPEYQDPYNIRAGNPNLLPEVTHSAEFGYKWQNKQFSFVPSIYYRYKQDGFTNVIIRLNDSVLLSTQQNLSNDQSAGLELIFSAKAGKFLTANLSTNTFYNQIDASNLGFSDQKSIISMSVNFNSTVTFTKTTMWQVSSSYRSARLTPQGKYYGTFVLNSGIRQDLFKNKLSVILTASDILNSNKQKSEINTQYMKQHSVSRRDARIIYLGISYRFGKLIKKQGEEKLQFDNSL from the coding sequence ATGAAAAAACAAATAATTTTCATCATATGTCTTTTTGTCTCCTCAACTGATCTTTTTTCACAAGACGGCAATCATCTCGTCATCGGAATAGTTCAGGATAAAGCATCAAAACTACCCGTTGAGTTTGCTACCGTACAATTGTTGCACAACCGCGACAGTTCAATTATTCAAACAGCCATCACAGACCGTAAAGGAAAATTTGAAATGGATAAAATTGCATTTGGCAATTATATTCTTCATTTCACTTTTATAGGGTATGAAAAAACTGTAATGGCTGTTACCGTAGATCAGCAAAAAGAAAATATCGGAACTGTTGAAATTGGACTGCTGGCAAATAACATGAGTGAAGTAGTAGTGACAGCAGCAAGGAAATCTTTACTGAATACATCTATTGACAGAAAAATCTACAACGTTACCCAGGATATCATGGCACAAAGTGGTACCGCCAGCGATATTTTAAAAAACATTCCTTCTGTAGAAGTTGATATCGAAGGTCAGGTAAGCCTCAGGGGTTCGGCGGATGTAATGATCCTAATTAATGGCAGACCTTCTCCGCTTATGGGAAAAACAAGAGCAGAAGTATTACAGCAATTTCCTGCCAATACGATTGAAAGGATCGAGGTCATCACTAATCCGTCTGCCCGTTACAAGCCAGACGGTACATCGGGTATTATTAATATCGTGTTGAAAAAAAATATCAAAGCAGGTTGGAATGGCACTGCAGTTGGCAACGTCGGTAACAATGACCGTTATAATGGCAGTATAAATATGAATTATAAAACCGACAAGTTGAATCTTTTTGGTAATTACAGTATACGCCAGGACCGACGTATCAGAAAAAACGAGATAGATAGAGAGTACATTGATTCAGTAGGTAAAACTTCAAGCTATTATAATGAAGCAGGCAACTCACTGGCCCGGCCTGTTTCACATAAAGTTAGTCTTGGCATAGACTATATTATGGATAAATATAATAGCCTGGGAATTTCCGGGGATTATTATTATCGCAAACTAACCCGGAATGATGTGGTGCAAAAATTCTTTTATGATAAAAACCATATCCTGACAAGCAACTATGACCGCTTACGTTATGACCCGGAATACGAAGATGAAAAAGCTATAACATCTTACTGGCAACATAATTTTTCAAAAGAAGATCATGAACTGCGTGCTGAATTCACAGCTTCCTCTCAGAGTGAAGTAGAAGATAATCACTATACCAATATTTATCATTTCCCGGTATTGCCACCTTCTTATGATAATACATTGATCAAGCAGGGTGAAAAACAGCAACAGCTGACTGTTGATTATACCAATCCTTTGTCAGAAGATTCCAAAATTGAATCCGGGTATGATGGTTCCTTTAGCCAGTTAGATATGAATTTTCATATCGAATACTATGATACAACTCAGGGAATATTTATAAAAGATATTACAAAGTCCAATCATTTTAAGTATAGTGAATCAATACATGCAGCTTACGGAACTTACCAGCACAGTTATGAATCTTTTGGATATTCTGTCGGGCTACGATTTGAACAGGCTTTGGTTAACAGCAATCTTGTAACAAAAGATTCTGTAATAAATAACCAGTATTTTAAAGCTTATCCCACACTTCATCTTTCATACAAACTAAAGAATGGTGAATTACAATTGAACTACAGCAAAAGGGTACATAGGCCTGAAGGTGATGAATTGAATCCTTTTCCGGAATACCAGGATCCCTATAATATAAGAGCGGGTAATCCAAATCTTTTACCTGAAGTTACCCACTCTGCTGAGTTTGGATATAAGTGGCAGAATAAGCAGTTTTCATTTGTTCCAAGCATATATTACAGGTATAAACAAGACGGTTTTACCAATGTAATAATCCGCCTGAACGATTCTGTTCTGCTTTCTACGCAGCAGAATTTATCTAATGACCAATCCGCAGGACTTGAATTAATTTTTTCTGCAAAAGCTGGAAAATTTTTAACCGCCAATCTTAGTACAAATACATTTTATAACCAGATCGATGCATCAAATCTTGGTTTTAGCGATCAGAAATCAATTATTTCAATGAGTGTCAATTTCAACTCGACTGTCACGTTTACAAAAACAACGATGTGGCAGGTAAGTAGTAGTTATCGGTCGGCACGTTTGACGCCACAGGGCAAGTACTATGGAACCTTTGTCCTTAATTCAGGGATCAGGCAGGATCTTTTCAAAAATAAATTATCGGTGATACTCACTGCATCGGATATTCTTAATAGTAATAAACAGAAATCCGAAATAAACACACAGTATATGAAACAACACTCTGTTAGCAGAAGAGATGCAAGAATTATTTACCTTGGAATAAGCTATAGATTTGGAAAATTGATAAAAAAACAGGGGGAAGAAAAATTGCAATTTGATAATAGCCTTTAA
- a CDS encoding MFS transporter, translating to MKIKGLRWWIITLIAIATVINYIDRSAINIMWPYIYKDFGIADADNKNALALITTFFMIAYAIGQTVTGKMMDAIGTRLGMAVSIAAWSVSIALHAVAKTISSFNIFRFFLGMSEAGNWPGATKSNAEWFPAKERAIAQGIFGAGASLGSVVSAPVIAVLYLAIGWQGTFAGIAVLGILWIIPWLIINKATPDKHPWITKEEQKYILDSSADKATSTVESKVYTWRQLLKFKTTWSIISSRFFIDPVWWLFVTWLPTFLKEQFTFDIKQIGAFAWAPYLLAAMGSLIGGYYSSKLIRKGVNAVKARKSAITIGCIIMLVSLVTIVIMLDGLKEKPAVAIALIGVTLFGFQFLINNIQTLPSDFFNGKNVGVVSGMGGTAAVLGVLITTWMVPVLTKTSYVSFFILAAVLVPLAWLSLKIFAKKRNT from the coding sequence ATGAAAATTAAAGGGCTTCGCTGGTGGATAATAACCCTGATTGCCATTGCGACTGTTATCAATTACATTGATCGCAGTGCTATCAATATCATGTGGCCCTATATTTATAAAGATTTTGGTATTGCCGATGCAGATAATAAAAATGCGTTAGCATTGATCACTACTTTCTTCATGATCGCTTATGCCATCGGGCAAACAGTTACCGGTAAAATGATGGATGCTATCGGTACAAGATTAGGTATGGCTGTTTCCATTGCAGCATGGAGTGTTTCCATTGCCTTGCATGCAGTAGCAAAAACAATTTCTTCATTTAATATTTTCCGTTTTTTTCTTGGAATGAGTGAAGCGGGTAACTGGCCCGGTGCAACTAAAAGCAATGCAGAATGGTTTCCAGCAAAAGAAAGAGCCATTGCACAGGGAATATTTGGGGCTGGTGCTTCACTGGGATCTGTAGTAAGTGCACCTGTTATTGCTGTATTATATCTTGCTATTGGGTGGCAGGGAACATTTGCTGGCATTGCGGTGTTGGGTATATTATGGATCATTCCCTGGCTAATTATTAATAAAGCAACACCTGATAAACATCCATGGATAACTAAGGAAGAACAGAAATATATTTTAGACAGTTCTGCAGATAAAGCGACTTCGACAGTTGAATCCAAAGTATATACATGGAGACAGCTTCTTAAATTCAAAACTACCTGGAGCATTATATCTTCCCGTTTTTTTATTGACCCTGTATGGTGGTTATTTGTAACATGGCTACCTACTTTTTTAAAAGAGCAATTTACATTTGATATAAAACAGATCGGGGCTTTCGCCTGGGCGCCTTACTTATTAGCTGCAATGGGAAGTTTGATCGGTGGATATTATTCATCAAAACTAATTCGCAAAGGTGTAAACGCAGTCAAAGCAAGAAAGAGTGCAATTACAATTGGCTGCATCATCATGCTTGTTTCTTTGGTTACTATTGTGATCATGCTGGATGGGTTAAAAGAAAAACCTGCTGTTGCCATAGCATTAATTGGTGTAACACTTTTTGGCTTTCAATTTTTGATAAACAATATTCAAACACTTCCATCAGATTTTTTTAATGGAAAAAATGTTGGGGTTGTTTCCGGAATGGGTGGTACGGCAGCAGTATTAGGAGTATTAATTACAACATGGATGGTTCCAGTACTCACAAAAACAAGTTATGTCTCCTTTTTTATACTGGCAGCGGTGTTAGTTCCATTAGCATGGCTCTCATTAAAGATTTTTGCAAAAAAAAGAAATACATGA
- a CDS encoding YncE family protein, producing the protein MKKIINLLVIFFLTASTSLWAQKDFQILKTFHIQSGGGWDYIAVGPGNNRLYVSHGTQVNILDKTTGDSIGVIENTPGVHGIAFDKSQNRGYTSNGRSNNVTVFDLNTNAVITQIPTGANPDAIMYESFTKKIITCNGRGKNLSFIDPVTNKLVDSIDVGGKPETAVSNGMGKLFVNIEDKNEIVEVDLRKMVVEAHWPIGPGEEPTGLVIDKKTNRLFAGCGNKFLIAVSTVTGKVVASMPIGDGCDGVAFDNDTKNIYTSNGEGTMSVFNEKSADKLEAIATVTTKRGARTITIDEQTHLVYLPTADFEKTDPNTPNARPRMIPGTFQVLVVGK; encoded by the coding sequence ATGAAAAAAATAATCAATCTCCTGGTAATATTTTTTCTTACTGCAAGTACAAGCTTGTGGGCCCAAAAAGATTTTCAGATCCTTAAAACATTTCACATCCAAAGCGGTGGTGGCTGGGATTATATTGCTGTAGGGCCTGGCAATAATCGTTTATATGTATCACATGGCACACAGGTAAATATTTTGGATAAAACAACAGGTGATTCGATCGGTGTCATTGAAAATACTCCAGGTGTTCATGGAATTGCTTTTGATAAATCACAGAACAGGGGATACACCAGTAACGGCAGATCAAATAATGTTACCGTGTTTGATCTGAACACAAATGCCGTGATCACTCAAATACCTACAGGTGCAAATCCTGATGCAATCATGTATGAATCTTTTACAAAAAAGATAATCACTTGCAACGGCCGGGGTAAGAACTTAAGCTTTATCGATCCGGTTACAAATAAATTAGTTGATAGTATAGATGTGGGAGGCAAACCCGAAACTGCCGTTTCAAACGGAATGGGCAAGCTATTTGTAAATATTGAAGATAAAAATGAAATAGTGGAAGTGGATCTGAGAAAAATGGTTGTAGAAGCTCATTGGCCAATTGGTCCGGGTGAAGAACCTACCGGCCTGGTAATAGACAAAAAAACGAACAGGCTGTTTGCCGGATGTGGCAATAAATTCCTCATTGCTGTAAGTACCGTTACTGGCAAAGTTGTTGCAAGTATGCCGATAGGCGATGGATGTGACGGCGTAGCTTTTGATAACGACACAAAAAACATTTATACCTCCAATGGGGAGGGAACTATGTCTGTGTTCAATGAAAAGTCAGCAGATAAATTGGAAGCTATTGCTACAGTTACTACTAAAAGAGGTGCAAGAACCATCACTATTGACGAACAAACTCATTTGGTATATTTACCGACAGCAGATTTTGAAAAGACTGATCCAAATACTCCTAATGCAAGACCGAGAATGATACCGGGTACATTCCAGGTATTAGTTGTAGGCAAATAG
- a CDS encoding response regulator transcription factor, with protein MKLLIIEDEKELAASIASYLKNENYTCEIASNFKQALDKIETSDYECIALDITLPGGSGMQLLKELKNNKKTDGVIIISAKNSIEDRINGLRLGADDYLVKPFHLSELAARINAIIRRKMYSGNNVIRFNEISIDTLAKEVKVKEDPVELTRKEYELLVYFLSNQRKVISKNALISHLWSQEMGTGESADIIYTHMKNLRKKLSEKGCGDYIKSLYGMGYKLTD; from the coding sequence ATGAAGTTGCTTATTATTGAAGATGAAAAAGAGCTTGCGGCAAGTATTGCGTCCTATTTAAAAAACGAGAACTATACTTGCGAAATTGCTTCAAATTTTAAACAAGCCCTTGATAAAATTGAAACATCCGATTATGAATGCATCGCTTTAGACATTACACTTCCGGGTGGTTCGGGTATGCAGTTGTTGAAAGAATTAAAAAACAATAAAAAAACAGACGGCGTCATCATTATTTCTGCTAAAAACTCGATAGAAGATCGTATTAACGGATTGCGCCTTGGTGCAGATGATTACCTGGTAAAGCCATTTCATTTGTCAGAACTGGCGGCAAGAATCAATGCTATCATACGTCGCAAAATGTATAGCGGGAATAATGTAATTCGTTTCAATGAAATATCCATTGATACGTTGGCAAAAGAAGTTAAGGTGAAAGAGGATCCGGTTGAACTCACACGAAAAGAATATGAGTTATTAGTTTATTTTCTTTCCAATCAACGTAAGGTCATTTCAAAAAATGCATTGATCTCTCATCTCTGGAGCCAGGAAATGGGAACGGGTGAGAGTGCTGATATTATTTATACTCATATGAAAAACCTGCGGAAGAAATTATCTGAAAAAGGCTGCGGCGATTACATCAAGTCATTGTACGGAATGGGTTATAAATTAACCGATTAA
- a CDS encoding HAMP domain-containing histidine kinase: MKLQAQYNKISIASTILVLLIAGAGYYFLLQYVLKEQLDETLRVEQVEIQDFIQKNHSLPPATTYKDQRIEFKKSDKFLLQSFRTLMLYVPDEKENELSRQLDFTVEVNGQYYIASVTKSQEATEELIGIILLITLGLIILLSILLFFANRFLVKRLWKPFQTTLSSIKSFDLNAPSAIKTEKTTIHEFNELNENISMMTEKVVKDYLSLKHFIDHASHEMQTPLAVVNSRLDVLIQDPALNEKNLKDLQVIYDAVDKMSKLSRSLLLLARIENNQFSEKQEVDIHIIAKNIIQELDEWISERYLTVSNEINDLKANMNPHLANTLITNLIINAIKHSNKEESILLRSDNNILTISNPGTQALDKDRIFDRFWKSEYSDGTGLGLAIAKQICDHYGFLLQYEFKKGAHHFSILF; the protein is encoded by the coding sequence ATGAAACTGCAAGCTCAATACAATAAAATTTCCATTGCTTCTACAATTCTTGTTTTATTGATAGCAGGCGCCGGCTATTATTTCCTTCTTCAATATGTTCTCAAAGAACAACTGGATGAAACACTCCGTGTTGAACAGGTAGAGATCCAGGATTTTATTCAAAAAAATCATTCATTGCCTCCTGCAACTACTTATAAAGATCAACGTATAGAATTTAAAAAATCGGACAAGTTCTTACTACAAAGTTTCAGGACATTAATGTTGTATGTTCCAGATGAAAAAGAGAATGAGCTGAGCCGTCAGCTTGATTTTACCGTTGAAGTAAACGGGCAGTATTATATTGCTTCTGTAACCAAATCACAGGAAGCAACCGAAGAATTAATTGGCATTATCCTGCTCATTACACTCGGGTTGATCATTTTATTAAGCATATTATTATTTTTCGCAAACAGGTTTCTTGTAAAAAGGTTATGGAAACCTTTTCAAACAACACTTTCTTCTATCAAGAGTTTTGACCTTAATGCGCCTTCTGCTATCAAAACTGAAAAAACTACTATACACGAATTCAATGAACTCAATGAAAATATTTCGATGATGACGGAGAAGGTGGTTAAGGATTATTTATCCCTGAAACATTTTATTGATCATGCTTCTCATGAAATGCAAACACCGCTTGCTGTTGTTAATTCCAGGCTGGATGTATTGATACAGGACCCTGCTTTGAATGAAAAAAATCTTAAGGACCTGCAAGTCATTTATGATGCCGTTGATAAAATGTCAAAATTGAGCCGGTCTCTTCTGCTATTGGCAAGAATTGAGAATAACCAGTTCTCCGAAAAACAGGAAGTGGATATTCATATCATTGCAAAAAATATTATACAGGAACTTGATGAATGGATCAGTGAAAGATATTTAACAGTAAGCAATGAGATCAATGATCTAAAAGCGAACATGAATCCTCATCTGGCAAATACGCTGATCACTAATCTCATCATTAATGCAATTAAACATTCAAACAAAGAAGAAAGCATCCTGCTTCGATCTGACAATAATATATTAACCATCAGCAACCCGGGCACACAAGCATTGGATAAGGATCGGATTTTCGATCGTTTTTGGAAATCAGAATACTCCGATGGAACAGGTCTCGGTCTTGCTATCGCCAAACAGATCTGCGATCATTACGGATTTCTACTTCAGTATGAATTCAAAAAAGGAGCGCATCATTTTTCTATTCTTTTTTAA
- a CDS encoding HlyD family efflux transporter periplasmic adaptor subunit, with the protein MKKISLYFLILGTILSSCQSKKTEETIIEEEQETITPVTATSINTESMVEYIELNATSTYLQQAFVKASANGYIQSVNAQVGKMVSSQQRVFVLKTKEAQSIGNAINALDSTFKFFGIINIKAGTTGYISEINHEPGDYVQEGEQLAVINDVNSFVFILNLPYELRQYVMNKDFVELLLPDGKKMMARISSAMPIVDSASQTQNIILKVNEKNLPINLIAKVKVIKTEKTNAVSLPKQSVLSDETQTNFWVMKLIDDSTAAKVPVTKGLEINDRIEIISPKFSASDKFLLTGNYGLADTARIKIVE; encoded by the coding sequence ATGAAAAAGATCAGCTTATATTTTTTGATCCTTGGTACGATCCTTAGTTCTTGCCAATCAAAAAAAACTGAAGAAACAATAATAGAAGAAGAACAGGAAACGATCACTCCTGTTACTGCCACTTCTATCAATACAGAATCAATGGTTGAGTACATTGAGCTGAATGCAACATCCACATATCTTCAACAAGCATTTGTAAAAGCCAGCGCCAATGGTTATATACAATCGGTCAATGCCCAGGTTGGAAAAATGGTGTCTTCGCAACAGAGAGTTTTCGTTTTAAAAACTAAAGAAGCCCAAAGCATCGGAAATGCGATCAATGCGCTGGACAGTACTTTTAAATTTTTTGGCATCATTAATATTAAGGCAGGAACAACCGGCTATATTTCAGAGATCAATCATGAGCCGGGAGATTATGTACAGGAAGGAGAGCAACTTGCTGTGATCAACGACGTAAATAGTTTTGTTTTCATTCTTAATCTTCCTTACGAACTGCGACAATATGTAATGAATAAAGACTTCGTGGAGCTTTTATTACCTGACGGCAAAAAAATGATGGCCCGCATTTCTTCAGCTATGCCCATCGTTGATTCCGCGTCTCAAACACAAAATATTATTCTGAAGGTCAATGAAAAAAATCTTCCCATTAATCTTATTGCGAAAGTAAAGGTGATAAAAACCGAGAAGACAAATGCGGTTTCATTGCCAAAACAATCTGTATTGTCAGATGAAACACAAACTAATTTTTGGGTGATGAAATTAATTGATGATTCAACAGCTGCAAAAGTGCCGGTGACAAAAGGATTAGAGATCAATGACAGAATTGAGATCATATCACCAAAGTTTTCAGCATCTGATAAATTTTTGCTGACAGGCAATTATGGATTAGCTGACACCGCCAGGATCAAGATCGTAGAGTAA
- a CDS encoding glucuronyl hydrolase, giving the protein MNKINSRINICLNFFVFISISFSSYSLSAQNIKKAFHDAEKQESLFYENAVAARADKKIFPRSINKDSLKLVVSNDWTSGFFPGILWLMYENTGKNEWRTKAEEFTLLMEKEPGNAGSHDVGFKVYNSYGNGYRLTNNAEYKKQVIRGAATLATRFNKNVGCIRSWDFGTWKYPVIIDNMMNLELLFEATKMSGDSSYYKIAVSHANTTMKNHFRSDFSCYHVMDYDAVSGKAIGGSTHQGYSDKSAWARGQAWALYGFTMCYRETKDPAYLKLAENIASFLINHPRLPTDKIPYWDFDAPEIIKEPRDASAAAIMASALYELQGYSANQKQYKGFADKILNSLIKSYRSPIGSHYGFILLHSTGHKPTNGEVDTPIIYADYYFLEALLRRMKLN; this is encoded by the coding sequence ATGAATAAAATTAATAGCAGGATAAATATTTGTTTAAATTTTTTTGTATTCATATCAATTAGCTTTTCTTCATATAGTCTATCTGCGCAGAATATAAAAAAAGCTTTCCATGATGCCGAAAAGCAGGAATCGTTATTTTATGAAAATGCAGTAGCTGCCAGGGCAGATAAAAAAATATTTCCCCGTTCCATAAATAAGGACTCTTTAAAGCTTGTTGTTTCTAATGACTGGACAAGCGGTTTCTTTCCGGGTATACTTTGGTTGATGTATGAGAATACCGGCAAAAATGAATGGAGAACAAAAGCAGAAGAGTTTACACTATTAATGGAAAAGGAACCGGGAAACGCTGGTTCACATGATGTAGGATTTAAAGTTTATAACAGCTATGGAAATGGTTACCGCCTTACCAATAATGCAGAATATAAAAAACAGGTTATCCGTGGTGCTGCTACATTAGCTACCCGGTTTAATAAAAATGTGGGCTGCATTCGTTCGTGGGATTTTGGTACCTGGAAGTACCCTGTTATTATAGACAATATGATGAACCTCGAGTTGTTATTTGAAGCTACAAAAATGAGTGGGGATTCATCTTACTATAAAATTGCTGTCAGCCATGCCAATACAACAATGAAGAATCATTTTCGTTCTGACTTCAGTTGTTATCATGTTATGGATTATGATGCTGTATCAGGAAAAGCGATTGGCGGAAGCACACATCAGGGCTATTCGGATAAGTCTGCCTGGGCCAGGGGACAAGCATGGGCATTGTACGGTTTTACTATGTGTTACAGGGAAACAAAAGACCCTGCATACTTAAAGCTGGCAGAAAATATTGCCTCTTTTCTTATTAATCATCCACGGCTTCCCACAGATAAAATTCCTTATTGGGATTTTGATGCACCGGAGATCATAAAAGAACCGAGGGATGCTTCAGCCGCAGCTATTATGGCATCTGCACTTTACGAGTTGCAGGGCTATTCAGCTAATCAAAAACAATACAAGGGTTTTGCTGATAAAATATTAAATAGTCTTATTAAAAGTTATCGTTCACCAATTGGATCACATTACGGATTTATTCTTTTGCATAGCACGGGTCATAAGCCAACAAACGGGGAAGTTGATACACCTATCATTTATGCAGATTATTATTTTTTGGAAGCATTGTTGAGAAGAATGAAGCTTAATTAA
- a CDS encoding DUF4421 domain-containing protein, whose protein sequence is MNKIIVPLLMTFIFFISSLSLNAQKDFQHDTTYYEKLADKITVRLYLSKKYVGLKFPSGGNGDDLEYNANPKLNLGAGVTIKNISINLFNGFSFLNKNSDEKGKTKGFNFQVHLYPRKWAIDLMYISPKGYHLDQQGMAGVPADKYYYREDVKTTFFGISAYQVPNKKRFSYRAALLQTEWQKKSAGSFIYGGEFHHGTVQGDSALIPGFYSSKFPQAGINKINVLSFGPGAGYAYTLVMAQHFFITGSMVINLDVNFIREEDETRKEKNVSLNPSNVFKAALGYNGRKWNVSANLTGSILSMQGSLTPDNYKFSSGNIRVVVAHKFETHKHKHAA, encoded by the coding sequence ATGAATAAAATAATCGTACCTCTATTGATGACATTCATATTTTTCATTTCTTCACTATCATTGAATGCACAAAAGGATTTTCAGCATGACACCACTTATTATGAAAAGCTCGCAGATAAGATCACTGTCCGTCTCTATTTATCAAAAAAATATGTAGGCCTCAAGTTCCCTTCCGGCGGTAACGGAGATGATCTTGAATATAATGCAAACCCTAAACTTAATCTTGGAGCAGGTGTTACTATAAAAAATATTTCGATAAATCTTTTCAATGGTTTTAGTTTTTTAAACAAGAACAGCGATGAAAAAGGAAAAACAAAAGGATTTAATTTCCAGGTGCATCTATATCCCCGTAAATGGGCCATTGACCTAATGTATATATCCCCAAAAGGCTATCATTTGGACCAACAGGGAATGGCGGGTGTACCGGCAGACAAGTATTACTATCGTGAAGATGTGAAAACAACTTTTTTTGGCATTTCTGCTTACCAGGTCCCTAACAAAAAAAGATTTTCTTATCGGGCTGCCCTCTTACAAACTGAGTGGCAAAAGAAATCTGCCGGGTCATTTATATACGGCGGTGAATTTCATCATGGCACAGTACAGGGTGATAGTGCATTGATACCAGGTTTCTATAGCAGTAAATTTCCCCAGGCAGGAATTAATAAGATCAACGTCCTGAGTTTTGGACCTGGTGCAGGTTATGCTTATACTTTGGTCATGGCGCAACATTTTTTTATTACAGGTTCAATGGTAATTAATTTAGATGTCAATTTTATAAGAGAAGAAGATGAAACAAGAAAAGAAAAAAATGTTTCTTTGAATCCATCGAATGTTTTTAAAGCAGCATTGGGGTATAATGGAAGAAAGTGGAATGTAAGTGCTAATTTGACAGGTAGCATCTTATCAATGCAAGGGTCTCTTACACCAGACAATTATAAATTCTCCTCAGGTAATATTCGGGTTGTAGTTGCACATAAGTTTGAGACGCATAAGCATAAACACGCTGCTTGA